Below is a window of Myxococcus xanthus DNA.
GAGGACACCCCCGCGCGGGTGATGGCCCTGCTGGAGAAGGCCCGCCCCGCCGGCCCCGCGCTGCGTCCCTTCGCCGAGGCCCTGACGGAGTATCTGCGCCTCGAACGCGCCAACCTGGCCATCTTCGAGCGCCTGCAGGGGCGAATCGAACATGCGCTCGGCCGCGACGGAGCGACGCTTCAGTTGGGTAACACGGACGTAATGAAGGCCTTTGGTCCGAAGTTGCGCGACTTCGCCTCCGAGTTCTTCAGACTCGACATCCAGAGCGGCGCCCAGAGAACCGTGCTCCGCCACGGCGCCGACACGCTGGTGCTCTGACATCCGCGGTCCACCTGATTCCTGCCCAGCCATCTTTGCCGGAGGTCTCCGCCGATGCTGCTCGCGAGCGCGAGGGAAGAAGCCCCCTGGAGTCCCACCCTCTTGCATTGCCTGCGTCACCGCGCGAGCACTCAGCCCGACGCCATCGCCTATACGTTCGTGGGCGACGACGCATCGGACGAGACGCGCATCTCGTACCGGGAGTTGGACCGTCGCGCGCGCGCCATCGCGGCCTCCCTTCAGCGGATGGATGCGGCGGGC
It encodes the following:
- a CDS encoding AMP-binding protein, with translation MLLASAREEAPWSPTLLHCLRHRASTQPDAIAYTFVGDDASDETRISYRELDRRARAIAASLQRMDAAGERAILLYPPGLDYVAAFLGCLYANVIAVPAYPPDISRLNRSLPRLQAILTDARASIVLTTEMILSLVDS